The nucleotide sequence CTACTTGTTCAAATTGATTCAGGTATTCCTGCTTCCCGCTCAAGCTGAAGGCCAGCAAGTTTGCAATGACTGCCTCACACTGAGGCCACCAGAACTTCATGTCATGCCAGTACTCGGTTGCACTCTTTCCTAAGGCATCACGGAAGTAGATGATCCCGCCATACTCTTCATCCCAACCACGGGCAAACATCCAGTCCAACATGGTAGTACCAAGATGCATCAGCTCAGGATCACCACCCCGCCTCTTTGCTTCGGCGAGAATGAACCAAGCCCCTTCAATAGCGTGCCCCGGGTTCAAGAGCCGGCCTTCGAAATGATCCAATTGCAACGTCCCATCAGGATTACACTGCTCTACAACCACCTTAAGCTCTGGACGAACAAAGAAGACCTCAATCTCCTTGATATACCCATCGATGGCACGAGTCAGCTCTTCGCTCTTCTCAGGAAGCGCTTCTCTCAGCTCACTGACCGTATTGAGAAGAATCATGGGGAGACCAAACCCCTTGCTCTCTCGCTCAAACTTGGGTACCAGTAATCCAGGTTCGTTTATATATGATTCTACCTTCTTGAACAGATCATATGCTTTCTTTGCATATTCAGGCTTATTAAAAGCCCTGCTATAGGCAGCAAAGCCAAGGATGGCGAAGGTCTCACTGAAAACGTAGCGAATGCGCTTCACTACCGGATTTCCTTCTTGGCTTACCCGGAAATACATCCGTCCATCTACGGAATCAAAGCAGTGGTCTTCAATGAAAGAGACCAAGGAATCACACACCTCACGGTATTCACTCCGCTTCTCCATCTGACGATATGCGGTTGCATACACCCAAAGTGCCCGACCCTGGAACCAAACCGACTTATCAGTCTCAAGTAAAG is from uncultured Sphaerochaeta sp. and encodes:
- a CDS encoding AGE family epimerase/isomerase, with translation MIQKYDELYHEYQKTLLESVLPFWLQYGFDKIHGGLYTGLDRNGALLETDKSVWFQGRALWVYATAYRQMEKRSEYREVCDSLVSFIEDHCFDSVDGRMYFRVSQEGNPVVKRIRYVFSETFAILGFAAYSRAFNKPEYAKKAYDLFKKVESYINEPGLLVPKFERESKGFGLPMILLNTVSELREALPEKSEELTRAIDGYIKEIEVFFVRPELKVVVEQCNPDGTLQLDHFEGRLLNPGHAIEGAWFILAEAKRRGGDPELMHLGTTMLDWMFARGWDEEYGGIIYFRDALGKSATEYWHDMKFWWPQCEAVIANLLAFSLSGKQEYLNQFEQVDKYIKDNFLDPEYGEWFGYLHRDNSLSTPLKGNMYKGPFHIPRMYLVCCDLLDNLRR